The following is a genomic window from Gymnodinialimonas ceratoperidinii.
AACCGTGACGTTTTCCTGGCCTTCGAAGGCTGCCTTGGCAGCGGCGAAGCGTTTTCCCACTTTACCCATGGTTGTTACCCCTTCACCTCGATGCCCATCGACTTGGCCGAGCCAAGGACGATTTTCATTGCTGCCTCGACGTCGTTCGCGCTGAGGTCGACCATCTTCGCTTCTGCAATCTCGCGCAGCTGCTTGGATGTGATCGTTGCCACCGTCTCACGACCGGGCGTCTCTGCACCACGGGGACGGTTACGCTTGCCGACGGGCTTAAGGCCGGCGGCTTTCTTCAGGTAGTAAGACGCAGGCGGCGTCTTGATGTCCATCGTGAAGGACTTGTCCTGGTAGTACTGGATGACGGTCGGGCACGGTGCACCCTGCTCCATCTCCTGCGTCTTGGCGTTGAACGCCTTGCAGAATTCCATGATGTTGATGCCGCGCTGACCCAGCGCAGGGCCCACGGGGGGGCTTGGGTTGGCTTGACCTGCAGGGATCTGCAGTTTCATCGAGCCGACGAGTTTCTTGGCCATGAGGCCTCTCCTTTATACCAACAGCCCCTCATCGCGTTTCGGGGCCTTTGTGGCTGCGGTCTGGTCCGACGATCGCGATCGCCTCGCCTCCCACAGTTTTCAGGGACGAACGCAGGGCGCCCATCCATGGAAGCCCGCCTCCTAAGCCGGAATCGCGGTCATGGC
Proteins encoded in this region:
- the rplK gene encoding 50S ribosomal protein L11, which codes for MAKKLVGSMKLQIPAGQANPSPPVGPALGQRGINIMEFCKAFNAKTQEMEQGAPCPTVIQYYQDKSFTMDIKTPPASYYLKKAAGLKPVGKRNRPRGAETPGRETVATITSKQLREIAEAKMVDLSANDVEAAMKIVLGSAKSMGIEVKG